One window from the genome of Vicugna pacos chromosome 23, VicPac4, whole genome shotgun sequence encodes:
- the ATF3 gene encoding cyclic AMP-dependent transcription factor ATF-3, whose amino-acid sequence MMLQHPGQVSASEVSASAIVPCLSPPGSLVFEDFANLTPFVKEELRFAIQNKHLCHRMSSALESVTVSGRPLEMSVTKAEVAPEEDERKKRRRERNKIAAAKCRNKKKEKTECLQKESEKLESVNAELKAQIEELKNEKQHLIYMLNLHRPTCIVRAQNGRTPEDERNLFIQQIKEGTLQS is encoded by the exons ATGATGCTTCAACACCCAGGCCAGGTCTCTGCCTCGGAAGTCAGTGCCTCTGCCATCGtcccctgcctgtcccctcccGGGTCACTGGTGTTTGAGGATTTTGCTAACCTGACACCCTTTGTCAAGGAAGAGCTGAGGTTCGCCATCCAGAACAAGCACCTCTGCCACCGGATGTCTTCTGCGCTGGAATCAGTCACTGTCAGCGGCAGGCCCCTCGAGATGTCAGTCACAAAAGCAGAG GTAGCCCCTgaagaagatgaaaggaaaaagaggCGACGGGAAAGAAATAAGATTGCAGCCGCCAAGTGCCggaacaagaaaaaggagaagacagaGTGCCTACAGAAA GAGTCGGAGAAGCTGGAGAGTGTGAACGCTGAACTGAAGGCCCAAATTGAGGAGCTCAAGAATGAGAAGCAGCATTTGATATACATGCTCAACCTTCATCGGCCCACGTGTATTGTCCGGGCTCAGAATGGGCGGACTCCAGAAGATGAGAGAAACCTTTTTATCCAACAGATAAAAGAGGGAACACTGCAGAGCTAA
- the GARIN4 gene encoding Golgi-associated RAB2 interactor protein 4 — protein sequence MSREFLLPYYTAQSGSGVGMFNTAMGKLQRQLHKGEYDIFKYAPIFESDFIQITKRGEVIDVHNHVCMVTVGIASTSPILPLPDVMLLARPAAGCEKHAGRGQATKGKGRKAAKTLELTRLLPLKFMRISIHNREKQQLRLKFATGRSCYLQMCPPLDGQEDLFAYWEKLIYLLRPPVDSNSSTCAIPAGDMICMPVFEEEDRRSPAASDFQGKGDQDQVSIRSLHVGSEVATATSAAFAGGEGIQLDSLKLTTISYATTTNTKPTELGKESAARSMTEVAAASTAAGTLRMAGSTSPAPEQLGMATAATATKSPGGSKTKIATAGTDNISLRSMRWGVAGAVNNSGYNSSTSTSLSPEASMTVTGAKPSKTIRGTAHDEDQGPLISTLPQEGQVSEQDGRPQQVSQARKGRRERRERWEKERALRSFQHRRSGESRHRASGDKVIRKAAGQSSARHRASRDNKKEKGRGGPEDSKWGTAHKGISHAPIAKESRTSHKSGRSLSTGSSGSATKRLSRISSFLRSVRANLTTKAVSPPQDEDEDILAKAVGRTSMEVIVETAESGQELEIIDAVEAETTETVTFEAH from the coding sequence ATGAGCAGGGAGTTTCTGTTACCATATTACACGGCCCAGAGCGGCTCAGGAGTGGGCATGTTCAACACTGCTATGGGGAAACTGCAGCGGCAACTGCACAAGGGAGAATACGACATATTCAAGTACGCACCGATATTTGAGAGCGACTTTATCCAGATCACCAAAAGGGGAGAAGTGATCGATGTGCACAACCATGTCTGCATGGTGACCGTGGGCATTGCATCCACCAGCCCCATCCTCCCGCTCCCAGATGTCATGCTGCTGGCCCGACCGGCCGCCGGCTGTGAAAAGCATGCTGGGCGGGGCCAGGCCACCAAGGGGAAAGGCCGCAAGGCTGCCAAGACCTTAGAACTCACCAGGCTCCTTCCCTTGAAGTTCATGAGGATCTCCATTCACAACCGCGAGAAACAACAGTTGCGCCTTAAGTTCGCTACGGGCCGCTCCTGCTACCTGCAGATGTGTCCCCCTCTGGATGGGCAGGAAGACCTCTTTGCCTATTGGGAAAAGCTGATTTACCTCCTGCGGCCACCAGTGGACAGTAACAGCAGCACCTGTGCCATTCCAGCGGGAGACATGATCTGCATGCCGGTGTTTGAGGAGGAGGACAGGAGGAGCCCAGCAGCGTCGGATTTCCAAGGAAAAGGGGATCAAGACCAGGTGAGCATCAGGAGCCTCCACGTGGGTTCCGAGGTGGCCACGGCCACCTCAGCAGCTtttgctggaggggaggggatccAACTGGACTCCCTTAAACTCACTACCATTTCCTATGCAACCACCACAAACACAAAACCTACAGAGCTTGGCAAAGAGTCAGCAGCGAGATCAATGACAGAGGTGGCAGCGGCAAGCACTGCAGCAGGCACTTTGAGAATGGCAGGGTCCACATCTCCTGCCCCAGAACAGCTGGGCATGGCCACAGCAGCCACAGCCACCAAGAGTCCAGGAGGAAGTAAAACCAAGATAGCCACTGCGGGCACTGACAACATATCCCTGAGGAGCATGAGATGGGGCGTGGCAGGTGCCGTGAACAATTCGGGGTATAATTCTAGCACATCCACCAGCCTCTCCCCTGAGGCCAGCATGACTGTGACAGGAGCAAAACCCAGCAAGACCATCAGAGGAACAGCCCACGACGAAGACCAGGGGCCCCTCATCTCCACCTTGCCACAGGAAGGCCAAGTGAGCGAACAGGATGGGAGGCCACAGCAAGTGTCCCAGGCCCgcaagggaagaagggagagaagggagcgATGGGAAAAGGAGAGAGCTCTCAGGAGCTTCCAGCACCGCAGGTCAGGGGAAAGCCGCCATAGGGCATCGGGGGACAAGGTAATCCGAAAAGCAGCCGGCCAGTCCTCAGCCCGCCATAGAGCCTCAAGAGACAACAAAAAGGAGAAAGGCCGTGGCGGCCCGGAGGACAGCAAGTGGGGTACAGCGCACAAGGGCATCAGCCACGCTCCCATTGCCAAGGAGTCCAGGACCTCACACAAATCAGGTAGGAGCTTATCCACAGGGAGTTCAGGTTCTGCCACCAAGAGACTCAGCAGGATCAGCTCTTTCTTGAGGAGCGTCAGAGCCAATCTTACTACAAAGGCAGTGAGTCCACCACAAGATGAAGATGAGGACATCCTGGCTAAGGCAGTGGGAAGGACCAGCATGGAAGTGATCGTGGAGACAGCAGAGAGTGGCCAGGAGCTGGAGATCATCGATGCTGTGGAGGCTGAGACCACGGAGACAGTGACCTTTGAAGCCCATTAA